The nucleotide window TCCTTTTCAAGGGCTCCGGCTTCTATCAGACCGACTACCGGAGCGACTCGTACAAGAAGGCAGCCAAGGCCGATACGACCAGCGGGTCGTCCAGTGGGTCTTCCTCGTCGGGCGGGGACTCTTCCAAGTCGTCGTCGGGCTCGTCGCCCTCGACCGGTTCCGCCGGCGGGGCCGGCTGATGATCAACGGCCGCTGTCCGATCTGCACGAAGTCTTTCCAGGTCGATCGGATCGACGATCTGCCGTCGTTCCCCTTCTGCTCTGATCGCTGCCGGCTCGTCGATCTCGGCCGCTGGATCGACGGGTCGTATTCGATTCCGGACTCTCCCGCGAGACCCGTCACCGGGGACTCTGACGCCGATCCTGCCGATTCCACGTCCGAGGTTGAGGCCGACGATTGAAGCGTCGGCCTCTCGCCCGTCAATAAGCCTCCGCCGCGACGATCTCACCGCCGCTCGAAGTGCTGATCGCACGCCAGACAGGTAGCGCGATACCATCGCGGAAAAATCGCACTCCACCGTCCGCAGTCGCCGCATTGACTCCCTTGGCAGAGTGGTGGCTTCGAGCCGCGTAATTGTCTGGCAGCGCCGTGGTCGAGCCCAGGCAGGGCGGGTTTGGCGGCCCATCCTGGCAATAGTAGGCGCTAAATAGTACGTCGGGAAAAGAACTATTCGGCGCGAGGTAGGTCTCGAAACACGCAGCGTCTCCCCACCAGGAGAAACCGCGAAGGTCCCGCCCTTGACCCACGATGACTTCAGAGACCATCAAGGTCGTGCTGAGGCCGTCGGTGAGCGATGGGAAACCGACCGTCGGCTTGCCTGGACGGCCGAGATCGGTCAGCGGGGAGCCGATATCGACGAACGGGGCTCCTCTGAACTGTACGTCCAGGAAATCGATCTGTAGTTGAATCGAATTCCCGAAATTCACCGCATAGTTTTGGGACGTGCAGGCGTAAGTCGTTCCGTTCATGGCCTCGGATATGGGCGCGTTCCGGCTGTCCGACGGGCAGAGGAAGACGTTCACCCACTGCGAGGTCGTGCTCCGATTGGCCGCCCCAAAGAACCGCAGATCCTGATCGAACGCCTCCGGCCAACCAACGGCGTTGCTGCCCGCGTTGTTCCAGGAGTTGTACAGCGCTTGCCGTTCGATCTGAGGAAGGATCGAGATCAGCCAGGTGCCCCAGCAGCACCCTTTCTTCCCGGGCGGCAAGGTCCCCTGCACGTCAACGTAGCCGTGCATCGCCAAGGCGAGCTGCTTCAAGTTATTCACGCATTGTGAACGCCGGGCCGCCTCGCGAGCGCTCTGCACCGCGGGTAGGAGCAGCGCGAGCAGGATGCCGACGATGGCGATCGAGACCAGCAACTCGATTAGAGTGAAACCAGCCTGCTCGGATCTCCCAGTCATCATTGGCTCCTCCGCATAGTCAAGGCGTTCTGTGCCTTCCACCTGGATCGAAAGACTCTCCAAGGGTCGAAGCGACGTCGAACTTCAGGTGGTTTGAGGAGTCGTCACGGATCTCGATGATACGCGTCGACCGAACATTCAGGTCGGCGGGGATTCTCTCGATCATTGGGCGTTTCGTTCGATCGCTGCCGCCTGGGGGAACCGGAGCCTGCTGGCGGCTAGCGGAGTAGATTCGAACGCGATACGACCCCGGCATGAGCCCCTGCGAGGCCGGGATGGCGAATCCTCCACCACGTATTCGAGCCCCTGTCGACATGGCAGGGCCGCTCGACGTCGCTTCGAACGAGATCGCCCCCGAATCAAGGGCCTGCCCGTCGACGCAGACCTCGCCGGTGATCGGCATCCTGCCTTCCTCATCGGGGTTTGCGCATCCCGCCAAGCCATAGACTCCAAGAACAAAACAGGCGAACGCCTTCGGATTTCTCATGTGAACTCAAATGCGTGTCGTAAATCGAAGATCTTGGATTGGAAGTTGCGTTACAAATTTGATCGAAGTCAAAAATGTTTCCCTTCAACGCATGGTCTTGGATGCAACTTTCATGCCTCGAAAAAGTTGAACCCGAAGACGGCGGCCTACGCACCAACTAGTGAGAGGCGCCATACCGTTCGAGCCATCGCGAGCCATTCCCATGGGCCACTACGACGATGATTCTCGCCTGCTGGCCGACTTCCTTGAGAAATCGGACCCTGAGGCTTTCGCCGCCCTCGTAGCTCGATTCGGCCCGCCAGTCCTTCGGATTTGCCGAACGATCCTTCCCGATCGGCATCTCGCCGAAGATGCGTTTCAATCGACGTTTTTGACCCTCTACCAGAAGGCCGGAAACATCCGAGATCCCTCGGCGCTCAGGGCATGGATCTGTGGGACCGCCTACAAGACCGCGGCCCGAATTCGAGCAGGGGCGATTCGCAGGGCTAAGCTTGAAAAAGGCTGCGATCTCGACCAGACGGAGGGGCAGGCGTCATTCGTCGACGTCTCCGACCATGATCTGTTCTTGGTCGTTCGGAAGGAACTCGACCGCCTCCCAGCCAAGTATCGAGCTCCGATCATTCTCTGCTATCTGGAAGGGTTGACCCACGAACAGGCCGCGGCCGAACTCGGTTGGGCGACCGGGACGGTTAAGGTACGCCTGGTACGGGGCCGCAAGCTTCTACGTGAGCGACTCGACCGCCGCAAAATAGCTTTGGCAGCCGGGTTGATCGGCCTCTGGAGCCGCGAGGCTGGGGCCGCCGATCCCTCTCTGATCACCACGACTCTGAATGCAGCTAAAAGGAGCGCTCGTATCAGCGCGCTTTGCGAGTCGCCTCGCGTCCTGGATCACCGCTCAGTAACCCGACTTGTGCTCGTCCTCGTCTTGGCCTGCGCCGCGGTATCGGCAGCCCGGGCCATGTCTGCTGTCGGAGCGCCGCCTGAAGACGCGGAATCAACCCTCCTGCCGACGAACTTGACCGATCTCCTCAACAGTGATTGCTCATAAAGCTGATCCGCCCTGGGGGCGGCGGCTTACCTGGGCGCTCCCACGGAACCGTGCCGGACGAGATGAGCGACGCGCAACAGGGGTCGCAAACCGCCGTCACGCCGGTTGATCCTCGAATTTATTGATTCCGTTATCAGCGTTAGTTGTTGATTTCATCCCAGCTTCAGGAGCCTACATGATGAACACCGAGGTGAACGCGTCAAGCGATGGGATCGATTCGGCTGCATCACATGGGACGATCACTCGTTCGCTTGGAGATAGGCGCTCGTTCCTCAAGTCAGCGCTCGTCGGCTCGGGTGCTTCTGCCATGGCAGCAGCGGCTTCGCACCCGGCTCACGCAGCCTCCACTCCGAACACTGTGCCGGCGCTCTACCCCGGCTGGAACGCCATGAATTTCAGCAACATTCGCAAGGATGAGAACGCCCACGTGGGATTCCTTGTGAATGCCCTAGGGCCGATGGCGCGGCCGAAGCCGACCTTTCGGAATCTCATTCAACCCACAGCCCGGGCGTTCGCGAACGTCTCGAGGGTTCTGGAGAATGTGGGGGTGGGGGCTTATCTGGGGGCGCTGCCCGCGATCCAGTCGAAGTCGTACATGGCTGCTGCGGCCTCAATCGCGCTCATCGAGGCTCGTCACGCTGGATATTTGAATACTCTTTTGAATATCCGCGTCTCAGAGAATATTCACAGCGACGAGCCCAGCCTTGAGGAGGCCCTGACGCCCGACGAGGTGGTTGAACTGGCGGGATCGTTTTTCGTGAGCCTCAACGGAGGTCCTCCGCTGCTGCCGCTGACTAGTGATATCGACATCCTCAACTTTGCACTGGCTCTCGAATTCCTCGAGGCCGAGTTCTACAACCTGAACGTGCCCAGATTCTTGCACGTCTGACACGGCGTGGAGGTGTTGAGATTCCAGGGCCTGCCGGATCCGAGTCGATGAACGCCCTCGATGCGGCGTTTCGTCCATAATCATCTCTGGCAAGGCCCCGGTTCGAACGGAACGTGGAGCGGAGCATCCAGACTCCGTAGTCCCTGGGAGTGAACGATCGAAGTCGTTCTCGGGGGTGATTTGGGAAATCTACGAAGCTCCGGCCATCGGTTCGCGACGGCCGGAGCGTTCTCGTAGACTTGGCTTGCGTCGCGCCAGACATTTCGTGGCTCATAACGGCTTCGTCGATCGCCGACGCTATTCCGAGATCATCGGCCTCGGCTGGCGTGCAGGGCGGCTCGGACGAGCCGCTTGAGGTGCCGGCGCCCGCGATCAAGACGCGAGGCGATTCGTCTCGGGGCATTGAAGACGACGACGACTCCCTCACTCACCCCAGGAGGGAAATGGGCCCCGTTGTCGCCGACCGGGCTGGTGGGAAGGATGCCGCCCAGTCCCGCGACCTCCCCCATCGGGATCACGGCGCACCCCTTGAGGTGATCGTGGATCGCGCGATCGACGCGGATGTCCAGTTCGTCCGCGGCCGTGCAACGCAGCCCGTAATCGTGGAAGCCGATGCTCAGAGGACGTTCCAGCCTGGAGTTCACGACGGCTCGAATGTCCCGAACCACCCCTCGATAGTGGTGGTCCCCGTCGATGAACACCATGATGCAACGGTTGCTCGGCCTCGGTTGGTCGAAAAACCCGTTCAGCGTCGTCTCGACGTAATGGACGCACGCCGGCGATCGCCCGAGCGCGGTCTCGACAGTCTGCCGAGCCGCATCGAGGTATTCGCGGTCGACGTCTACCACGTAGAACTGCTTGCCCCGCTCAACGGCGAAATGAGCGAGCTGGGCCGTCATGCCCCCGCGGTAACAGCCGACCTCGACCAGAAAGTCGCCTTGATCGGCGTTCATGTCCAGGTAGGACAATAATTGGTTCTGGAAGGCCG belongs to Paludisphaera rhizosphaerae and includes:
- a CDS encoding RNA polymerase sigma factor gives rise to the protein MGHYDDDSRLLADFLEKSDPEAFAALVARFGPPVLRICRTILPDRHLAEDAFQSTFLTLYQKAGNIRDPSALRAWICGTAYKTAARIRAGAIRRAKLEKGCDLDQTEGQASFVDVSDHDLFLVVRKELDRLPAKYRAPIILCYLEGLTHEQAAAELGWATGTVKVRLVRGRKLLRERLDRRKIALAAGLIGLWSREAGAADPSLITTTLNAAKRSARISALCESPRVLDHRSVTRLVLVLVLACAAVSAARAMSAVGAPPEDAESTLLPTNLTDLLNSDCS
- a CDS encoding ferritin-like domain-containing protein — encoded protein: MNTEVNASSDGIDSAASHGTITRSLGDRRSFLKSALVGSGASAMAAAASHPAHAASTPNTVPALYPGWNAMNFSNIRKDENAHVGFLVNALGPMARPKPTFRNLIQPTARAFANVSRVLENVGVGAYLGALPAIQSKSYMAAAASIALIEARHAGYLNTLLNIRVSENIHSDEPSLEEALTPDEVVELAGSFFVSLNGGPPLLPLTSDIDILNFALALEFLEAEFYNLNVPRFLHV
- a CDS encoding FmdB family zinc ribbon protein, coding for MPTYDYVCDACGHEFEAFESIKADPQTLCPACEKHTLRRKIGPGAAILFKGSGFYQTDYRSDSYKKAAKADTTSGSSSGSSSSGGDSSKSSSGSSPSTGSAGGAG
- a CDS encoding DNA gyrase inhibitor YacG, with the protein product MINGRCPICTKSFQVDRIDDLPSFPFCSDRCRLVDLGRWIDGSYSIPDSPARPVTGDSDADPADSTSEVEADD
- a CDS encoding class I SAM-dependent methyltransferase produces the protein MMDSGKIAAIRGELQRIGCLSACSPAFQNQLLSYLDMNADQGDFLVEVGCYRGGMTAQLAHFAVERGKQFYVVDVDREYLDAARQTVETALGRSPACVHYVETTLNGFFDQPRPSNRCIMVFIDGDHHYRGVVRDIRAVVNSRLERPLSIGFHDYGLRCTAADELDIRVDRAIHDHLKGCAVIPMGEVAGLGGILPTSPVGDNGAHFPPGVSEGVVVVFNAPRRIASRLDRGRRHLKRLVRAALHASRGR
- a CDS encoding DUF1559 domain-containing protein — encoded protein: MESLSIQVEGTERLDYAEEPMMTGRSEQAGFTLIELLVSIAIVGILLALLLPAVQSAREAARRSQCVNNLKQLALAMHGYVDVQGTLPPGKKGCCWGTWLISILPQIERQALYNSWNNAGSNAVGWPEAFDQDLRFFGAANRSTTSQWVNVFLCPSDSRNAPISEAMNGTTYACTSQNYAVNFGNSIQLQIDFLDVQFRGAPFVDIGSPLTDLGRPGKPTVGFPSLTDGLSTTLMVSEVIVGQGRDLRGFSWWGDAACFETYLAPNSSFPDVLFSAYYCQDGPPNPPCLGSTTALPDNYAARSHHSAKGVNAATADGGVRFFRDGIALPVWRAISTSSGGEIVAAEAY